ACTAGAGTAAGGTAGCTTAGTGACTAATGTGAATACAACCTAATTGGGAAGGATTACTCATGATGAAATATCCATTAAGGCTTCAAAACATATTGAGTCGTGGAGGCTTGGGACAATGTGTTAGAGCATtcttctagggacacctaactagTGTAAAGGATCAAAGATATAACTTTCCATAATGTTGCGAAGTATGTTTCACCATTAGTCTTCGCTAGCAGGCTACGCAAACAAGTTAAccaaacaaacaacaaaaaaaatatttttggcttTTCGTTTTTGAAATgcaaataacaaaaataagaaaatcttttggatatttttgattttgaattgaaagaaaaaaagaagaaaatatttttgggatttttgattttgaattgaaaagttctaaggaaaagaaaagaaaagtgtACTAGACATGCGAAAGGTAGAGTGCCTACTCATTGCATTAAGGCATCAACATAACATATGTGCCTTGAGAAACGAAGCGTAGTGTGAACCATTCAGAGGAAAGTCGAAAGCGAAGCATGTCGAACACTGAACCGTGAAAAGTAATGTCTGAATCATTCAACGACTTGTCAACACAACATAATGTGATGAAAAAGTGAGACCTACAACAACATTCGCATCTATCATTCCTAATCCCGACAGAATCCTTTGAAAAGTATTCTCATCCAAaggttttgtgaaaatatcagcaagttgatcaATGGTCTTCACAAATTGAACTTCAATGTTTCCAtcctcaacatgatctttgataaagttaTAGCGAAGTGCAATGTGTTTGGTCTTCGAATGTTGCACTAGATTATGGCAGATGCAAATACACTTTGTCAATCACAATACAACGaaattttcttcatgttgattACATAATCACGTAGTTGAatttgaatccaaatgatttgagaAGTGCAAGCCACAGCAacaacatattctgcttctgctaTGGAAATTGAAACACAAGTTAGCctcttcgattgccagctaacgAGCTTCTCATCCAAAAGTTGACTTCCACCACTCCTGCTTTTACGATCTAGCTGACATCCACCAAGGTCTACGTCTGAGAATGCTTGAATGAAAAACCCTGTTTTCGAAGGGTGCAACAAGCCCAACGAAACTGTGCCTTTGAGATAACGAAAGATATTTTTGACTGCTGTTAGATGAGGTTCCCTGGGATTCAATTtatacctagcacaattgcaagcagcaaacatgatatcaggtcgacTAGCTGTTAAGTAAAGTAACGAACTGATCATGCTCATGTACAACGTGAGATCAACAGCCGGATTATAAAACGAAGGACCAAGTCGAGTGCCAACTGCCATAGGTACTAGTAATTTTGTGTTATTCATCATTCCAAAATTTACAAGCAGATTACGAGAGTAATTCTCTTGATTGATAAAGATACATTCTCTACTTTGACGAATATATAATCCTAGAAAATTATTGACTTTACCCATCATGCTCAATTCAAATTGGCTTTTCAtcatgtttttaaaataattcaaCAGATTAGGATCAGTAGAACCAAGAATAATGTCATCagcataaatttgaacaagcatgagatgACTCCCAACTTTCTTTCAAAGCAGAGTGGGATCAATAGATCCTTGTTTAAACTTTGATGATTTTACGAAATTAGTAAGAGTGGCATACCATGCTCGTggtgcttgtttaagtccataaacagccttgtctaaaacataacaatgATCAGGGTATTGAGAATTTACAAAACCTAGTGGTTGCTCGACATACGCCGTTTCTTCCAAAACTCCATTGAGAAAGACACACTTCACATCTTCTAATCAATCTTTACTGACTTTGGTtcaatttttgaaataaacacattaaacatacaaaattcttgaTGAACATTAAGTACCTCTATGACATCCCGTTTAAACTAGAATAGTTAAATAATAAACCCGGAACCCCGAgaagtaatttttattattattttatattattatagtccaaaatcaaataataattagcgGGGTCTtggtttcgggaagccaaatgATATGATTT
The genomic region above belongs to Lactuca sativa cultivar Salinas chromosome 4, Lsat_Salinas_v11, whole genome shotgun sequence and contains:
- the LOC111894330 gene encoding uncharacterized mitochondrial protein AtMg00810-like; this translates as MSPVVVASVVAPDLYDGDGGGWRLGDKAVYGLKQAPRAWYATLTNFKVGSHLMLVQIYADDIILGSTDPNLLNYFKNMMKSQFELSMMGKVNNFLGLYIRQSRECIFINQENYSRNLLVNFGMMNNTKLLVPMAVGTRLGPSFYNPAVDLTLYMSMISSLLYLTASRPDIMFAACNCARYKLNPREPHLTAVKNIFRYLKGTVSLGLLHPSKTGFFIQAFSDVDLGGCQLDRKSRSGGSQLLDEKLVSWQSKRLTCVSISIAEAEYVVAVACTSQIIWIQIQLRDYVINMKKISLYCD